The nucleotide window GCCCGCGGCCTTTCACCCGAGCGCCTGGCCCTGGAGGCGGGCGGCCCCATGCTGGTGATGGCGCTCCTGGTGCTGAGCATCATGACCGCAGGCGGCCACGGCATACAGGCCCTGCTCACTCACGACTTCCCGGGAGGTGGCGACGCCAGCTGGTTCGTCCCCTTGTTCCGGACAGAGACTCGCTGGCAGCACTACACCATGTTCTCTTGGGCTCACCTGCGCGACATTCTTAACCAGCAGATCCTGGTGGCACCTTTCGGCCTGGCGACCGTGACAGGGGTACTGGTGCTGCGGCGCCGATCGGTCAGGTGGAAAGAGCCATGGTTCCGATTTCTCATCCTGGCTGCCGGCGCGTACTTGCTCCTCACCTTCGTGTGGAATCCCGACTACGGCGGGAGACGAGACTGGGACCTGTTCGCCCCTGCCTCTTTCCCTCTCACTGCGCTGGCGGTGTATCTAGTGAACCGGTACCTGGAACCCCGCGAGCGGGAGCAGGCCACCGTGCTCATCGCCGCGGTGTCCCTGATGCACCTGGGGCCCTGGATCCACTTCAACGCTCAACCCTGGCCGTGGGATTGATGGGACGCCCATGCCGATGATCCTACGCTGACGCACGCTGACCAACCGAGAGATAATGCAGAGAAGATCAGCGAGTACCAGCGCGGCGTACCAGCGGCATCAGCGTCCTATGCGAGGTCGGGTTGACGCTGCCAGCATCCCCTTCTAGCATTGCCCACAGTAAGTCCTTCAGAGAATCAGGCGGCCCGTGCCGGGCTGGGGACAGCGCGCGGGCGGCCGAGGAGTGGGCATGAGCGTTAGCGACATCGTGGCCAGTACGAGCCGGGTGCACCCGGAGGTTGCCGTCGTGCGCCTCAGGGGTGAGTTAGGGCCGGCATCGGGCGAAGCACTGGTGGAGGCCGTCCGCGCTGCCGGCCGGGAGACCGGGGCTAAGTCTCTAGTGCTAGACTTCTCTGCCGTCGAGCGGCTCTCCGGCGCCGTTCTGATCCCACTGGCTGTAGCCCAAGCTGGTGCCGAGCGCGAGGGTCTCCGCTTAGGAGTGACGGGGCTGCCTCCCGAGGCTGTGGAAGCCTTTCGCGTCGTCTGGCCGCCGACCGCGCTGCCAGTATGCGCCGATGAAGCCGAGGCTGTTGCCCTTATGTCTCCGTCGGCGGCTGATCGAGGCGGAGCCGCCACAGGGATAGCAGCGGCCGGTTGGGTCGCCAGCGCCGGGAAACATGGAGGCTGGGCGCAGTCCTTTGGGCGGCTGCACGTCACCGCGGAGGCGGATGTTCCGCGCATCAACGTCGAGGGCCAGACCACCTGCGGGCCGGCCGAGGGATTCGGACGCATGTGGCACAAGACCTATCGGGTGCGCCTGGAGGGGTCGGAGGCGACGCCTGAGGACGTGATTTCCGGGTGGAGGGAACGGTTTGGCCAGTTTTGGCCCCCGGGGAATCGGATGGACACTGGGCCCGAGGGGCTGGTGCCGGGCGCGGTGGGGGTGATAACGCTGGGCGGGCCGCTCGGGCTGCGTCTGATCACCGGCGTGCAGGTGGTCTACTCGGGGCCGGAGTCCTTCGTTTTCATCCCGGTTCGGGGCCACATGTTCTGTGGCCTGATCGCTTTCAGCGCCATCCGCGAGGAAGGGACGACAGTGGCTCAGGTGGAGGTGGCCGTGAGGGCCAGCGACCCGCTATGGGAGGTCGTCATGCGTACTGGCGGCTACCGCCAGGAAGACCGCCACTGGCTGCACACCCTGAAGGTGCTGAGCGAGCACTTCGGGGTGCGGGCCTGGCCGGAGGTATCGGCCGCAGTGGTGGACCCTGCGCTGCATTGGCGCCACGCCGGCAACCTGCTGTTCAACAGCGGCATCTGGTCGGGGCTGTACTTGGCTGCGACGGCACTCCGTCGGGCGCGGCGCAGCGCATGACGAGAGGGTCACCGCCAGATGCCGTCGTGGTGGGCTCAGGGCCGAACGGCCTGGCGGCGGGGATAGTGCTGGCCCAGGCGGGTCTGGCGGTGGAGGTCCTGGAGGGCGCCGAGACCATCGGCGGAGGCATGCGCACGGCGGAGCTGACGCTGCCTGGCTTCCGGCACGACGTATGCTCTGCCGTTCACCCTCTGGCGTTGAGCTCTCCGTTGTTTCGTGCGCTGGACCTGGAAGCTCACGGGTTGCAGTGGGTGCAGCCCGATCTGGCCCTGGCCCATCCTTTCGACGATGGCTCGGCAGCGGTCCTGTCGCGCTCGCTGGAGGAGACGGCGGCCTGGCTAGGCGGTGATGGGCCGGCTTACCTGCGGCTACTGGCTCCCCTGGTGAGGGCGTGGCCGGCGCTGGCGGAGGACGTGCTAGCGCCCCTGCGACTGCCCCGGCGACCGACAGGTATGGCGCGCTTTGGCTGGCACGCCGTCCGCCCGGCCGCGTCCCTGGCCCGGGAGTGGTTCCGGGGGCCGCGGGCGCAGGCGCTGTTCGCCGGGCTGGCGGCCCACGCCATGGTGCCCCTGCACCGTCCCCCAAGTGCCGCGTATGGGCTGGTGCTGGCCATGGCCGCTCACTCGGTGGGTTTTCCCGTGGCGCGGGGCGGATCGCAGTCGTTGGCGGAGGCTCTCGCCCTGGAGCTCAGGTCTCTCGGGGGCCGAATCGAGGCCGGCCGCCCGGTTCGCTCTCTGGGGGAGCTTGGGACGGCTCAGTTGGTGCTGCTCGACGTGACGCCTCGGCAACTGCTGCAGATGGATGACGGCACGCTGGCCGCGGACTACCGCCGCCGGCTGGAGCGTTTCCGATACGGGCCGGGGGTGTTCAAAATGGATTGGGCTCTGTCGGAGCCGGTGCCCTGGCGGGCAGAGGCTTGCCGCCGGGCCGTGTCGCTGCATCTGGGGGGCAGCCTGGAGGAGATCGCTCGATCCGTGGAGGCGGTGAACCGGGGCGAGCACCCGGAACGACCTTACGTGATCGTGTGCCAGCAGAGCCTGTGCGACCCTGGCCGGGCGCCCGAGGGAAAGCACACCCTGTGGGCCTACTGCCACGTGCCCAACGCCTCGGAGATGGACGTCACCGAACGGATCGAGAGCCAGATCGAGCGCTTCGCTCCTGGCTTCCGGGACTGTGTGCTGGCGCGCCACGTCTTGCCGCCCAAGGCGCTCGAGGAGCACAACCCCAACTACGTCGGGGGCGACATCAATGGCGGCATTCAGGACTTGCGACAGCTCTTCTTCCGGCCGGTGGTGGCGGCGGTACCGTACGCGACCTCAGCCCCGTGGCTGTATCTGTGCTCTTCCTCCACTCCCCCCGGAGGGGGAGTACACGGCATGTGCGGCTACCACGCGGCGCGTGCGGCGCTGCGGCGTGGCCTCGGGAGGCGGTAACGACGGCGGACCCAACCCATCGGTGCCAGGTGCGGGGCGTCAGTTACTGCGCAGGTTCACCAGGCGGGCCGCGGGCATGCCCAGATGAAACAAGTTGCCGTTGCTGGTAACTACGGCCGGATAGCCCGATAGCTCGGCCAGAACGCGCAGAGGGGCGAGCTCCGCCTCCGACCGCGCGTGCATGCGCCAGGCGCCGTCGGCTGCCTGGGCCAGATACCAGGTGCCATTGCCAAACCCTGTCCGGTGTGTGGTCGAATCCCGCACGAGAGCCCCTCCCCCTGCGTCACCTACGTATCGGCAGAGGTCCGGGCTGACTTGAGGACAGCCAGCGAAGGTAGAACGCTGATGACGCAGATCAGCCGCTAATATACGCTGATCAGAGAGAGACAATGTCAACGGCTGAGCGGCGATTAGCGCGGTGCCAGCGGCATCAGCGTTCCATTCCCACCCGCCGGTTCCGCAGTTGGCGGAGCAGCAGGGCCTTGGTGGCCTCCGCGGCGACCGACGGGATCAAGGCCAAGGGCAATATGTCCAGCCAGTGCCCCAGGGTGAGGGCGCGGGTGTCGAAGACCTCGTGGAGAGGGGGAACGTAGAACATGAGGGCCAGGATCCCCAGGGACACCAGCACGGCGTACTGCATGTACTTGTTGCTGAAGAAGCCGATCCGGAACACCGAGTAGTACTCCGATCGAGCGGTGTAGGCTCGGAACAGCTCGCTCAGAGTCAGAGTGGCGAAGCCCATGGCCCTAGCCATGCCGATGTCGTCGGGGAACCAGTGCATGCCGAGGCGGTAGGCGGTGAGCGTCGCCGCCCCGATGGCGATCGCCTGCACTCCTATGCCCACGCGCATCTCCTGGTTGAGGATGGGCTCGTCCACTCGGCGCGGGGGTCGGTCCATGATGTCGGGATCGCCCTTCTCCAGGCCGAGAGCCAGGGCTGGCGCACCGTCGGTAAGAAGGTTAAGCACCAGGAGCTGGATGGCCGTGAGGGGTACCGGCCATCCGAGCAGGGTGGCCAGAAAGACGATGAGGATCTCACCCACGTTGCAGGACAGCAGGTAGTAGACGAACTTGCGGATGTTGGAGTAGATGACGCGGCCTTCCTCGATGGCGGCCACGATGGAGGCGTAGTTGTCGTCGGTGAGCACCATGTCGGCGGTCTGCTTGGTTACGTCGGTGCCGGTGATGCCCATGGCCACCCCGATATTGGCCCGCTTCACTGCCGGGGCGTCGTTGACCCCGTCCCCGGTCATCGCTACCACGTGGCCGTTCTGGCGCAGGGCTTCCACCAGCCTTACTTTGTGCTCCGGCGACACGCGGGCGTACACCCGGACTTGCGGAGCCACCCGGACGAATTCCTCGTCGGGGATGCGGGAGATCTCAGCCCCGCTCAGCACCGGGTCGCCTTCCTCGATCAGGTCCAGATCCTTGGCAATGGCCACCGCCGTATCCAGGTAGTCGCCGGTGACCATGTACGTGCTGAGGCCGGCCCGTTTGGCCACCCTGATGGCCTCGCGCACCTCCGGCCGTGGAGGGTCTATCATGCCCAGGAGCCCGACGAACACGAGATCCCGCTCCAACTCGTCGGGCGTCGGGTTGTCGGGGAGCTTGTCGACCTCGCGATAGGCCAGGCCGAGCACTCGGAGCGCCTGGGCGGCCATCTTGTGGTTGTGTTCGAGTATGCGCTCCTTGCCCTCTGGGGTCAGTTCCGCCGGGCCCTCGGCGGTGAGCACGCGGGTGGAGAGATCGAGGAGGATATCCGGGGCGCCCTTGACGTAGATCACGTAGCGGCCCTCGCGGCCATCGGGATGGACCGTAGCCATACGCTTGCGGGCGGAGTCGAAGGGAGCCTCCGCCAGGCGGCGGTGCTCCTCGGAGAGAGCCTCCTTCCACAAGCCGGCCTTGGCGGCCGCTACCACCAGGGCGGCTTCGGTGGGATCGCCATAGATGGCCCAAGAAGAGTCTCCCTCGTCCCGTTCGAGCTGGGAGTCGTTGCAGAGGGCGGCTCCGGTGAGGAGAAGGGTTAGCCGTTCGTCTTCCTTGGGGTCAATGGGGTCGGAGCCGCTGATGAACCGCCCCACGGGCTCGTAGCCCTTGCCGGTCACTTCGACTTCCTGCCCGTCCACGTAGAGCCGCACCACCATCATCTCGTTCTGAGTGAGGGTGCCTGTCTTGTCGGAGCAGATAGCAGTGGCGCTGCCCAGCGTCTCCACGGCGGGAAGGTTGCGGATCAGGGCGTGACGGCGCACCATGCGCTGGAGCCCCAGGGCGAGCGATATGGTGACTACGGCCGGCAGCCCCTCGGGGACGGCGGCGATGGCGAGGCTGACGGCGACGAGGAACATCTCTAGTACGTCCTGGCCTCCCAGGCTGCCAAGGAGGAAGACCAAGGCGCTCACCGCCAGGGCCCCGACACCTAGCCACTTGCCCAGCTGGTCCAGCCGCCGCTGAAGGGGAGTCGCCTCTTCCTCGTAGGACTGGATCATCTCGGCGATGCGGCCGATCTCGGTGTTCATGCCCGTTCTCACTACCACGGCACGGCCGCGACCGTAAGTGGCTGTGGTGCCGAGGTAGGCCATGTTGCGGCGGTCTCCCAGGGCCGAGTCCGCTTCCGCCAGGGCGCGAGCGTCCTTCTCCACGGCGTGAGACTCGCCGGTGAGCGCGGCCTCGTCCACGCGCAGATTGACCGCCTCGATGAGGCGCACGTCGGCGGGGATGAAGTCCCCGGCCTCGAGCAGCACCACGTCTCCGGGAACCAGTTGCACGGCGGGGATGGTCGTGGGTCGCCCGTCCCGGATGACGGTAGCCTCGGGAGCGGCCATCTTCTTCAGGGCCGCGAGGGCTTCCTCGGCCCTGGACTCCTGCACTACGCCCAGGGCGGCATTCAGAATGACGATGGCCAGGATGGCGGTGGCGTCGAGGTACTCGCCCAGGGCCAGGGAGATGAGGCAGGCCACCACCAGGATGATGACCAGGAAGTTCTTGAACTGGCGCAAGAGCAACTGCCAGAAGCCGGGCCGGGGGGCTTCTCGCAGCTCATTGGGGCCGTACTGCTCCAGGCGTCGCTCGGCCTCCTGGGCCCCCAGTCCGTGGTTGGCATCGCTGCCGAGTGCGGCTAGCACCGCGTCCACGGTGTGGGTGTGGGCTTGCTCCACGGCGTCGGCCTCAGCGGGCCGGGCCTCCACGCTGACGGATTCCATTCACTGATCTCCTGCGAACGGGCGAGGGCAGCAATACCGCTCGCCTGTCACGATCCAGATGGCGCTATGGGCTCTAGCGCACCGGAGTGTCGGACACCCAGGCCACGTAGCTGTCCCAGCGGTCTCGGAGGTAATCCCGCTGCCGTTCGAATGCCAGGGCCTGCTCCTGGATCAGATCCTCGTAGACGCCAAGACCCTGACGATCGAGCTCGTTCCAGAACGAGAGAGAGCGGGCGTAGTACGGCACCGCGAGCGAAGCGGCCACTTTGTCCGGGTCGAGCTCGGCTTTGTTGAAGCACACGCCGAAGTCCATAACCATGCGCGCCCAGAGCTCCGGGTCGAAGCGCAGAAGCTCCGGCGCATCAGCCCGGGCCAGTTCGACGAATGCCGAGTAGTGCTCCGGGACCAGGATGCGCTTCAGCAGGCGTCGCCAGGTCCGGAACCCCTGCCGGAGGCCACGCCAGAAGTCTTCCGTGGGGCGGTTGTCCGGCGCCACCGGCGGGGGAGGGGGCCCGTCGGCGTCGAGCGGCGAAGCGCTGGAGACAGCCCGCCACACGCGCTGATGGGACCCAAGGTGTCTCAGCAGCGTACTGACTGTATGGGTGAAGCGCTGCTCGTAGGCGGTGGTGCCGAACACCAGCGACAGCGTCTTGCGGCACAGCGGGACCTGGACCAAGCGTATGTCGCTGGCCAACGCCATCACCAGCAACCAGACATCAATACCACTGCGGGCCGCGTCCGTCTCCCACACGTCCTGGTCGGCATAAGCTAGAGCCAGGCGCCCAGACACAGCCCACCCGACGGCCAGAGGCCGTCGGGCGTCACGACCGTACATCACCCTCACCATGGGATAGACGATCAGATCTTCCAGGGAAGCGTCGGTGTAGCTCCACTGGTGCATGGGCAAGACCAGGTGAGCCCGGTTCTCCAGGATGGGAGCGAGGAGAGCCTGCACGTCCTGGGGTCGCACGCTGGCCAGGGCTGCGTCCAGCACTACGCACACCGTAGCCCGGAGGCGGGCGGCGATCTCGAAGACGGCTCTGGTGGCGCTGCCGATGCCGGTGAGGCCGTTGTAGCCGGTGCTGAACCGCTGTATCTCGGGGGCGACGCGGGCTCGCATGAAGGCGGCGGCCGTCCCGTCGGAGGAGTTGGCGTCCACATTGACCAGCACCGGCCTGGTGCCCGTGTCGTACTGAGCCACCGCCTGGGCCGCGCTCCTGACCACGGATCCGATGGTGCGGGCGTTACGGTAGCTGATGATGCCGATCACTATGTCGGCCGAGCCCAGGCGCTGGAGGTGTTCCTCCGCATCCTCTAACAGAGCAGATTCAAACATGGGCCGATCTCTCGTCAGAAGGCCAGGATGAAGAGTAAGTCATTCACGTTGGTGTTGGTGGGGCCGGTGGTGATGAGCTCGCCAGTGGCCTGCAGGAAGTGGTAGGAGTCGTTGTTTCGCAGGTAGGCAGCAGCGTCCAAGCCTTTCTCCCGGGCGCGGGCCACCGTGCCGCCATCCACCACGCCACCGGCAGCGTCGGTAGGCCCGTCGGTCCCGTCGGTGGCCAGGCTGGCGACGAGCACGCCCTCCCAGCCCTCGAGGGCCAGGGCGGCAGCCAGCGCCAGCTCCTGGTTTCGTCCACCCTTCCCCTGTCCCCGTATGGTGACGGTGGTCTCGCCTCCGGCGACGAGGCAAGCGGGCCGGCAGAGAGGCCGATCGCTGACGGCCATCTCCTTGGCCAGCGCGGCAGCCACCTTGGCCACCTCGCGAGCCTCGCCCTCGATGTACGTGGTGAGAAGGAGGGAGTTCAGGCCTTCCTCCTG belongs to Anaerolineae bacterium and includes:
- a CDS encoding STAS domain-containing protein encodes the protein MSVSDIVASTSRVHPEVAVVRLRGELGPASGEALVEAVRAAGRETGAKSLVLDFSAVERLSGAVLIPLAVAQAGAEREGLRLGVTGLPPEAVEAFRVVWPPTALPVCADEAEAVALMSPSAADRGGAATGIAAAGWVASAGKHGGWAQSFGRLHVTAEADVPRINVEGQTTCGPAEGFGRMWHKTYRVRLEGSEATPEDVISGWRERFGQFWPPGNRMDTGPEGLVPGAVGVITLGGPLGLRLITGVQVVYSGPESFVFIPVRGHMFCGLIAFSAIREEGTTVAQVEVAVRASDPLWEVVMRTGGYRQEDRHWLHTLKVLSEHFGVRAWPEVSAAVVDPALHWRHAGNLLFNSGIWSGLYLAATALRRARRSA
- a CDS encoding cation-translocating P-type ATPase; amino-acid sequence: MESVSVEARPAEADAVEQAHTHTVDAVLAALGSDANHGLGAQEAERRLEQYGPNELREAPRPGFWQLLLRQFKNFLVIILVVACLISLALGEYLDATAILAIVILNAALGVVQESRAEEALAALKKMAAPEATVIRDGRPTTIPAVQLVPGDVVLLEAGDFIPADVRLIEAVNLRVDEAALTGESHAVEKDARALAEADSALGDRRNMAYLGTTATYGRGRAVVVRTGMNTEIGRIAEMIQSYEEEATPLQRRLDQLGKWLGVGALAVSALVFLLGSLGGQDVLEMFLVAVSLAIAAVPEGLPAVVTISLALGLQRMVRRHALIRNLPAVETLGSATAICSDKTGTLTQNEMMVVRLYVDGQEVEVTGKGYEPVGRFISGSDPIDPKEDERLTLLLTGAALCNDSQLERDEGDSSWAIYGDPTEAALVVAAAKAGLWKEALSEEHRRLAEAPFDSARKRMATVHPDGREGRYVIYVKGAPDILLDLSTRVLTAEGPAELTPEGKERILEHNHKMAAQALRVLGLAYREVDKLPDNPTPDELERDLVFVGLLGMIDPPRPEVREAIRVAKRAGLSTYMVTGDYLDTAVAIAKDLDLIEEGDPVLSGAEISRIPDEEFVRVAPQVRVYARVSPEHKVRLVEALRQNGHVVAMTGDGVNDAPAVKRANIGVAMGITGTDVTKQTADMVLTDDNYASIVAAIEEGRVIYSNIRKFVYYLLSCNVGEILIVFLATLLGWPVPLTAIQLLVLNLLTDGAPALALGLEKGDPDIMDRPPRRVDEPILNQEMRVGIGVQAIAIGAATLTAYRLGMHWFPDDIGMARAMGFATLTLSELFRAYTARSEYYSVFRIGFFSNKYMQYAVLVSLGILALMFYVPPLHEVFDTRALTLGHWLDILPLALIPSVAAEATKALLLRQLRNRRVGMER
- a CDS encoding NAD(P)/FAD-dependent oxidoreductase — its product is MTRGSPPDAVVVGSGPNGLAAGIVLAQAGLAVEVLEGAETIGGGMRTAELTLPGFRHDVCSAVHPLALSSPLFRALDLEAHGLQWVQPDLALAHPFDDGSAAVLSRSLEETAAWLGGDGPAYLRLLAPLVRAWPALAEDVLAPLRLPRRPTGMARFGWHAVRPAASLAREWFRGPRAQALFAGLAAHAMVPLHRPPSAAYGLVLAMAAHSVGFPVARGGSQSLAEALALELRSLGGRIEAGRPVRSLGELGTAQLVLLDVTPRQLLQMDDGTLAADYRRRLERFRYGPGVFKMDWALSEPVPWRAEACRRAVSLHLGGSLEEIARSVEAVNRGEHPERPYVIVCQQSLCDPGRAPEGKHTLWAYCHVPNASEMDVTERIESQIERFAPGFRDCVLARHVLPPKALEEHNPNYVGGDINGGIQDLRQLFFRPVVAAVPYATSAPWLYLCSSSTPPGGGVHGMCGYHAARAALRRGLGRR